A stretch of the Uranotaenia lowii strain MFRU-FL chromosome 3, ASM2978415v1, whole genome shotgun sequence genome encodes the following:
- the LOC129756748 gene encoding mitochondrial import inner membrane translocase subunit Tim22: MNMLPKLPNPDEKPKEESPPKTTGFFFPNSDLDEVARHFIGNTHRFRENIIIPKTYGVVQIKTNEEKMVEAAFESCAFKSVMSCVLGYGLGAAIGLFTSSVNPNIADPLAAEKQQTAREIFREMRAATHSYGKNFAVIGAVFAGVECIIESKRGVSDWKNGTYAGAVTGGLIGLRAGVKAGIVGAAGFAAFSTVIDYYMRHR, translated from the exons ATGAATATGTTACCGAAACTTCCGAATCCGGACGAAAAACCGAAAGAAGAATCTCCTCCCAAAACTACCGGTTTCTTTTTTCCGAACTCGGACCTGGATGAGGTGGCCAGACATTTCATTGGAAATACGCACAG ATTTCGGGAGAACATCATCATCCCCAAAACTTACGGGGTGGTGCAGATCAAAACCAACGAGGAGAAAATGGTGGAGGCCGCCTTCGAAAGCTGCGCATTCAAATCCGTCATGAGCTGCGTGCTGGGCTACGGTTTGGGTGCCGCCATCGGTTTGTTCACCTCCTCGGTTAATCCTAACATAGCGGATCCACTTGCAGCCGAGAAGCAGCAGACGGCACGggaaatttttcgagaaatgcGTGCCGCCACTCATTCGTACGGTAAAAATTTTGCCGTAATTGGAGCCGTTTTTGCCGGTGTTGAGTGCATAATTGAGTCG aaacgTGGAGTGTCGGACTGGAAGAATGGTACCTATGCCGGTGCTGTTACCGGAGGCTTGATTGGTTTGAGAGCCGGAGTCAAGGCTGGAATTGTTGGCGCTGCTGGTTTTGCGGCATTTTCCACGGTGATCGATTACTACATGAGACATCGGTAA